The Rhodopseudomonas palustris genome window below encodes:
- a CDS encoding J domain-containing protein, with product MRDPYEVLGVQRDASAAAIKSAYRKLAKKHHPDANANDPKAAARFAEVNSANEIIGDEAKRKQYDRGEIDAEGKPRFQGFPGGGGARGGRAGGPGGGFEQYNFRGGSGGFAGGAGSSGGFEDILNSMFGGAAGMRGGPRGGAQGFDFDSGGFAPDLDQSVAMTVTLEEAAKGTEKRVRLPTGKELNVKIPAGVGSGQQIRLKGQGESAPGHRPGDLLITVNYAAHPYFKVDGSDLRLELPITLYEAVLGAKVRVPTLTGAIELSIPKNTSSGRTFRLKGKGLPKSGAAGDLFVTTRIVLPDGHDAELEALMQKWRDGHPYHPRSDLG from the coding sequence ATGCGCGACCCCTATGAGGTCCTGGGGGTGCAGCGGGACGCCAGCGCTGCGGCGATCAAGAGCGCCTATCGCAAGCTGGCCAAGAAGCATCACCCCGACGCCAACGCCAACGACCCGAAGGCCGCCGCCCGCTTCGCCGAAGTCAATTCGGCCAATGAGATCATCGGCGACGAGGCCAAGCGCAAGCAATACGACCGCGGCGAGATCGACGCCGAGGGCAAGCCGCGCTTTCAGGGCTTCCCCGGTGGCGGTGGCGCGCGAGGCGGACGTGCGGGTGGTCCCGGCGGCGGCTTCGAGCAGTACAATTTTCGCGGCGGCAGCGGCGGCTTCGCGGGCGGCGCCGGCAGCAGCGGCGGTTTCGAGGACATCCTGAACTCGATGTTCGGCGGCGCGGCCGGCATGCGCGGCGGTCCGCGCGGCGGCGCTCAGGGCTTCGATTTCGATAGCGGCGGTTTTGCCCCCGACCTCGATCAGAGTGTCGCGATGACGGTGACGCTCGAAGAGGCGGCCAAGGGCACCGAGAAGCGCGTCCGGCTGCCGACCGGCAAGGAGCTCAACGTCAAGATTCCGGCCGGCGTCGGCTCCGGCCAGCAGATCCGGCTGAAAGGTCAGGGTGAGAGCGCGCCCGGCCACCGTCCCGGCGATCTGCTGATCACCGTCAACTACGCCGCGCATCCGTATTTCAAGGTCGACGGAAGCGATCTGCGGCTCGAATTGCCGATCACGCTGTACGAGGCGGTGCTCGGCGCCAAGGTTCGGGTTCCGACGCTGACCGGCGCGATCGAACTGTCGATCCCGAAGAACACGTCGAGCGGGCGGACCTTCCGGCTCAAGGGCAAGGGCCTGCCGAAGAGCGGCGCCGCGGGCGATCTGTTCGTCACCACGCGGATCGTGCTGCCGGACGGCCATGATGCCGAGCTGGAAGCGCTGATGCAGAAGTGGCGCGACGGCCACCCCTATCATCCGCGCAGCGATCTCGGCTGA
- a CDS encoding alpha/beta hydrolase encodes MAGVALIPRAEAAPVRGAAYAGRSGPSPKRDFRIVFPRKCEGDTMQIQTIDTTSGRIACRHSAGSGPTIVILHGNSASSRAFTPQIESALGDKYRILVPDLPGHGDSDDAADPAGTYNLPGYAAVLHEIVARLDAADAVFVGWSLGGHILLEAAPELAQARGFAIFGTPPISFPPAMDQAFLPTPAMAYTFQPDLNEEQARAYVAAAFRPGVTDLPAEMVADVLRTDGRARGQLATSIRPGGFRDEVAVAANLKQPLAVLHGAEEQLVNGAYFDTLTMPTLWRGSVQVIDDAGHLPQWEQAERFNALLDQFVAEVAA; translated from the coding sequence TTGGCCGGGGTCGCGCTGATCCCCCGCGCCGAGGCCGCACCCGTTCGGGGCGCCGCTTACGCCGGCCGCTCAGGGCCTTCCCCAAAACGAGACTTTCGGATTGTATTCCCCCGCAAATGCGAAGGGGATACCATGCAAATTCAGACGATCGACACCACCTCCGGGCGGATTGCCTGCCGCCACTCCGCGGGCAGCGGACCGACCATCGTGATCCTTCACGGCAATTCGGCCTCGTCGAGGGCTTTCACGCCGCAGATCGAGAGCGCCCTCGGCGACAAGTACCGGATCCTCGTCCCCGACCTCCCCGGCCACGGCGATTCGGACGATGCGGCTGATCCGGCCGGCACCTACAACCTGCCCGGCTACGCCGCCGTGCTGCACGAGATCGTCGCCAGGCTCGACGCCGCGGATGCCGTTTTCGTCGGCTGGAGCCTGGGCGGGCACATCCTTCTGGAGGCAGCGCCCGAGCTTGCGCAGGCGCGCGGCTTCGCGATCTTCGGCACCCCGCCGATCAGTTTTCCGCCGGCGATGGACCAGGCGTTCCTGCCGACGCCGGCGATGGCCTACACTTTTCAGCCCGACCTGAACGAGGAGCAGGCGCGCGCCTATGTGGCCGCCGCCTTCCGGCCGGGCGTCACCGATCTGCCGGCCGAAATGGTCGCCGATGTGCTGCGTACCGACGGCCGCGCCCGCGGGCAGCTCGCCACCAGCATCCGACCAGGCGGCTTTCGCGACGAAGTGGCGGTCGCCGCAAACCTGAAGCAGCCGCTCGCCGTGCTGCATGGTGCGGAGGAACAGCTCGTCAATGGCGCGTATTTCGACACGCTGACGATGCCGACCTTGTGGCGCGGCAGCGTGCAGGTGATCGACGACGCGGGCCATCTGCCGCAGTGGGAACAGGCCGAGCGTTTCAACGCGCTGCTGGATCAGTTCGTGGCGGAGGTGGCGGCCTGA
- a CDS encoding anti-sigma factor, whose product MTDPRIPVTEDELHAYVDGELPAERRADVEAWLASHPADAERVASWRAMAEALHTRYDRVLDEPVPPRLQLDRLSATPPRRWIAGAIAATLVAFIAGGGAGWFAHGAAATPNAFRSFTVDALDAHRLYVVEVRHPVEVEGSERAHLQQWLSKRVGYPVKAPELEGSGLKLVGGRLLPGPDAPAAFLMYESASGERFTLYTSRADTDTTQMRYASDRREGAMFWADRGVGYVLSGPTDKERLSLVAKQVYAQTESSGG is encoded by the coding sequence ATGACTGACCCCCGAATTCCCGTCACCGAAGACGAACTGCACGCCTATGTCGACGGCGAACTGCCGGCCGAGCGGCGTGCCGACGTCGAAGCCTGGCTGGCGTCGCATCCGGCCGATGCCGAACGCGTCGCGTCATGGCGCGCGATGGCCGAGGCGCTGCACACCCGCTACGACCGGGTGCTCGACGAGCCGGTGCCGCCGCGGCTGCAGCTCGATCGGCTGAGCGCGACCCCACCGCGACGCTGGATCGCCGGCGCCATCGCGGCGACGCTGGTGGCGTTCATCGCCGGCGGCGGCGCGGGCTGGTTCGCTCATGGCGCGGCGGCGACGCCGAACGCCTTCCGCAGCTTCACCGTCGATGCGCTGGATGCGCACCGGCTCTACGTCGTCGAGGTTCGCCACCCCGTCGAGGTGGAGGGCTCCGAACGCGCGCATCTGCAGCAATGGCTGTCGAAGCGGGTCGGCTATCCGGTCAAGGCGCCGGAGCTCGAAGGCAGCGGGTTGAAGCTGGTGGGCGGGCGGTTGCTGCCCGGGCCCGACGCGCCGGCGGCTTTCCTGATGTACGAGAGCGCCAGCGGCGAGCGCTTCACGCTCTACACCTCCCGCGCCGACACCGACACGACGCAGATGCGCTACGCCAGCGATCGTCGCGAAGGCGCGATGTTCTGGGCCGACCGCGGCGTGGGCTACGTGCTGTCGGGTCCGACCGACAAGGAGCGACTGAGCCTGGTGGCGAAGCAGGTCTATGCGCAGACCGAAAGCAGCGGCGGTTAG